A DNA window from Rubripirellula tenax contains the following coding sequences:
- a CDS encoding PEP-CTERM sorting domain-containing protein (PEP-CTERM proteins occur, often in large numbers, in the proteomes of bacteria that also encode an exosortase, a predicted intramembrane cysteine proteinase. The presence of a PEP-CTERM domain at a protein's C-terminus predicts cleavage within the sorting domain, followed by covalent anchoring to some some component of the (usually Gram-negative) cell surface. Many PEP-CTERM proteins exhibit an unusual sequence composition that includes large numbers of potential glycosylation sites. Expression of one such protein has been shown restore the ability of a bacterium to form floc, a type of biofilm.): MRRRIQRHCSVLFLTALAFSVGFATTNQAFAGVIFNFNFLDAVDVGFNANGQVVADRRAGLQRAGDYVSSVLGPSYSASIDLDVKGDTTDSSLLASAGSNFSGARPASNGFSGRGDVMTKILGGADPSPGADGSVSWDFQNFDWAPLDVIGPGQLDLISTAIHELTHAIGFASDINQNGSSGYGDMPGTASVWSPFDEFVADMNGNSIIDFAGVLDGGRWDAASLGGAGMAGLQFNGANAVAAAGGPVYLYSPNAWRAGSSGSHLDTDFYNPADGKIESMMNHSSTFGAGQFDIRTYSPIEIGILKDIGYANIGAAAVPEPTSLAVFAALGAVMFVRQRKNRIARSNV; this comes from the coding sequence ATGCGTCGAAGAATTCAACGTCATTGCAGTGTTTTGTTTCTGACGGCCCTTGCGTTCTCTGTCGGTTTCGCGACAACGAACCAAGCATTTGCTGGTGTGATCTTCAACTTTAACTTTCTTGATGCCGTGGACGTTGGATTCAATGCCAATGGCCAAGTCGTTGCCGATCGACGAGCTGGCTTGCAACGCGCCGGCGACTACGTGTCGTCGGTTCTTGGGCCAAGCTATTCGGCCAGCATCGACTTGGATGTGAAAGGGGATACGACCGACAGCAGTCTGTTGGCGAGCGCGGGCTCTAACTTCAGTGGAGCGAGACCAGCTTCGAATGGTTTTTCTGGCCGCGGCGACGTGATGACAAAGATTCTTGGCGGCGCGGACCCTAGTCCTGGTGCAGACGGTAGCGTCAGTTGGGACTTCCAAAACTTCGATTGGGCTCCTCTGGACGTCATTGGTCCGGGCCAGCTCGATCTAATTTCCACCGCGATTCACGAACTCACCCACGCAATTGGATTTGCAAGCGATATCAACCAGAACGGTAGCAGCGGTTATGGCGATATGCCGGGAACCGCGTCCGTTTGGTCGCCATTCGATGAGTTCGTTGCGGACATGAACGGTAACTCGATCATCGACTTTGCGGGCGTTCTTGATGGTGGCCGATGGGACGCAGCGTCCCTTGGCGGCGCGGGTATGGCAGGGTTGCAATTCAACGGTGCAAACGCTGTCGCCGCCGCCGGCGGTCCCGTTTATCTGTATTCGCCGAATGCGTGGAGAGCCGGCAGCTCAGGCTCCCACTTGGACACGGATTTCTATAATCCGGCGGACGGAAAGATCGAAAGCATGATGAACCACTCATCGACGTTCGGCGCAGGTCAGTTCGACATTCGAACTTACTCGCCCATTGAGATCGGAATTCTCAAAGACATCGGCTACGCGAACATCGGCGCTGCCGCTGTTCCGGAGCCCACTTCTTTGGCCGTTTTCGCGGCGTTGGGTGCTGTCATGTTTGTTCGCCAACGCAAAAATCGCATCGCGAGATCGAACGTTTGA